The Salmo salar chromosome ssa06, Ssal_v3.1, whole genome shotgun sequence genome window below encodes:
- the LOC106607362 gene encoding myocardin-related transcription factor B isoform X1 has product MESQGSLGVEGDFSLQLALLVPSLRSEAVTHELEDLTMQPSPSLPPLKERKNVLQRRLQQRRTREQLVEQGIMPPLKCPAAFHEQIRSLQRSRTENFLKHKIRSRPERSELVRMHILQETHAEPSLQATQMMLKRARLADDLNEKLAQRPGPMELVVKNILPVEPSLVKDGVTDPADGEVENDFPKTKTLDVYNFDEDSGDALSPEQPTSQESQSSSAPSPSPRTPRVTEAPVALSTSPPTSSITMQHCPPTSQSTTDFFNFSHVSTNEHQNNRLVTTPQPVTIVAPPKPGPMLVKQSQPKTPNDKSRSKKNKDPKPRVKKLKYHQYIPPDQKQEANEAPMDSAYARLLHQQQQFLQLQILNQQQQHYNYQTILPAPVKSMEGQNSCSSVSSPIMVSLPSTAPARSNQTLTNRKPGVLPANLDEMKVAELKMELKLRGLPVSGTKTDLIERLKPYQEIPSSQAATAMELTGHTGAPQPESMSSTPPVSPAPSEVSSLGMEEAGMPGALSPARPTPSGSSPHQGRLEDSPMETRTSEKDQRLHEKERQIEELMRKLEQEQRLVEELKMQLEVEKRGLPSPPAPMALAQVKEEGRAASNCSASAHSPLAVVKQEEPSSGQVQTSPLPQFFISHQQVPHVLRQPQPQTSLSGQSGTQILLPVSLPTSTATIQLPNNSIKLQVREPGLQTTVSTTAPGLIQKTEASAPHQHTTQTQPMSQTTVPLCTTTTSGSGFQFRAGPGQTEIPQCFLNTSPGSRSPARASSNQAVPNGPTNKSPSACQPNFLNHVPKSKDPPRYEEAVKQTRRMQTAAQVPTATSQHMDDLFDVLIESGEISPFIRQDPSFPDKLLPVTANITTLPFNTVLSRPPPQILVARPPAPTLNPPAPPSLTALAIDNQLEAFLEGTLKGETEPRTLRLMEELHSQLLEHSPHSPMDTDTTGFNNVSAPPSSYHLDHTNLDNMEWLDLTMPGPTGGLNPLGLPPSGVFSSDFLDTHDLQLHWD; this is encoded by the exons ATGGAGTCCCAGGGGAGTCTGGGAGTGGAGGGGGACTTCAGCCTGCAGCTGGCGCTGCTGGTGCCCAGTCTCCGGAGCGAGGCAGTGACCCACGAGCTGGAGGATCTGACTATGCAGCCCAGTCCCAGCCTGCCGCCTCTCAAAGAGCGTAAGAACG TCCTCCAGCGCCGCCTGCAGCAGAGACGCACCCGTGAGCAGCTAGTGGAGCAGGGAATCATGCCAC CACTGAAATGCCCTGCTGCCTTCCACGAACAGATCCGCAGCCTGCAGAGGTCCAGG ACTGAGAACTTCTTGAAGCACAAAATCCGCAGTAGACCTGAACGTTCAGAGCTGGTCCGCATGCACATCCTGCAAG AGACCCATGCGGAGCCCTCACTGCAGGCCACTCAGATGATGCTGAAGAGAGCCAGGCTGGCTGATGACCTCAATGAGAAGCTGGCCCAGCGACCCGGCCCCATGGAGCTGGTGGTCAAGAACATTCTGCCTGTGGAACCCAGCCTCGTCAAGGACGGCGTCACCG ACCCCGCAGACGGTGAGGTGGAGAATGACTTCCCCAAGACGAAAACACTGGATGTGTACAACTTTGACGAGGACAGCGGCGACGCCCTGTCTCCAGAGCAGCCGACCAGCCAGGAGTCCCAGAGCTCCTCTGCCCCCTCACCCTCCCCCAGGACCCCCAGGGTGACAGAAGCCCCTGttgccctctccacctccccaccaACCAGCTCCATCACCATGCAG CACTGCCCACCTACCTCCCAGTCCACAACAGACTTCTTCAACTTCTCTCATGTCTCCACCAATGAGCATCAGAACAATCGCCTGGTGACCACGCCTCAGCCAGTCACCATTGTTGCCCCTCCAAAGCCAGGGCCCATGTTAGTAAAG CAAAGCCAGCCAAAGACACCCAATGACAAGAGCCGCAGTAAAAAGAATAAGGATCCCAAGCCGCGGGTGAAGAAGCTAAAGTACCACCAGTACATCCCCCCGGACCAGAAGCAGGAGGCCAACGAGGCCCCCATGGACTCAGCCTACGCCAGGCTACTgcatcagcagcagcagttcCTCCAGCTGCAGATActgaaccagcagcagcagcactataACTACCAGACCATCCTTCCTGCCCCAGTCAA GTCGATGGAAGGTCAGAACAGCTGCTCCAGTGTGTCCAGTCCCATCAtggtctctctacccagcacTGCCCCAGCACGGTCTAACCAGACTCTGACGAACCGCAAGCCTGGTGTCCTACCTGCCAACCTGGACGAAATGAAG GTAGCTGAGCTGAAGATGGAGCTGAAACTGCGAGGTCTTCCGGTGTCTGGCACCAAGACTGACCTGATAGAGAGACTAAAGCCTTATCAGGAGATCCCCAGCAGCCAGGCTGCCACTGCCATGGAGCTGACAGGccacacaggggccccacagccTGAGAGCATGAGCTCCACACCCCCTGTGTCCCCCGCGCCCTCGGAGGTCTCCAGCCTGGGCATGGAGGAGGCTGGGATGCCAGGAGCTCTTTCCCCAGCTCGGCCCACTCCTTCTGGGTCGTCTCCCCACCAAGGCCGCCTGGAGGACAGCCCAATGGAGACCAGAACCTCAGAGAAGGACCAGCGACTGCACGAGAAGGAGCGTCAGATCGAGGAGCTGATGAGGAAGCTGGAGCAGGAGCAGAGGCTGGTGGAGGAGCTGAAGATGCAGCTAGAGGTGGAGAAGAGGGGTCTGCCCAGCCCTCCAGCCCCCATGGCCCTGGCCCAGGTCAAAGAAGAGGGCAGGGCCGCCTCAAACTGCTCTGCCTCTGCACATAGCCCACTAGCAGTGGTGAAACAGGAGGAGCCCAGCTCAGGCCAGGTACAGACGTCACCCCTGCCTCAGTTCTTCATCAGCCACCAGCAGGTGCCTCATGTCCTCAGACAGCCCCAGCCTCAGACCTCGCTGTCTGGCCAGTCTGGGACACAGATCctgctgcctgtctccctgcccacCAGCACTGCCACCATCCAGCTACCAAACAACAGCATTAAGCTGCAGGTCAGAGAGCCAGGCCTGCAGACCACAGTTAGCACTACAGCTCCAGGCCTCATCCAGAAAACAGAGGCCTCAGCACCCCACCAACACACCACCCAGACCCAACCCATGTCACAG ACAACAGTCCCACTgtgcaccaccaccacctcagggTCTGGGTTCCAGTTCAGAGCAGGCCCAGGTCAGACAGAGATCCCCCAGTGTTTCCTAAACACCTCCCCAGGGAGCAGGTCCCCTGCCAGGGCCTCGTCCAACCAAGCAGTCCCCAATGGTCCAACAAACAAG TCCCCCTCTGCCTGCCAGCCCAACTTTTTAAACCACGTCCCCAAGAGTAAGGACCCGCCACGCTACGAAGAGGCTGTTAAACAGACGCGCAGAATGCAGACTGCTGCTCAG GTGCCCACTGCAACCAGCCAGCACATGGACGACCTGTTTGACGTGTTGATCGAGAGTGGAG AGATCTCCCCATTCATCAGACAGGACCCTTCCTTTCCAGACAAGCTGCTTCCTGTGACCGCCAACATAACCACCCTGCCCTTCAACACGGTGCTATCCCGCCCCCCGCCCCAGATCCTGGtggcccgcccgcccgcccccaCCCTTAACCCCCCAGCCCCACCCAGCCTGACAGCCCTGGCCATAGACAACCAGCTGGAGGCCTTCCTGGAAGGCACGCTGAAGGGGGAGACTGAGCCCCGGACACTGAGGTTGATGGAAGAGCTGCACAGTCAGCTTCTGGAGCACTCCCCCCACTCCCCCATGGACACGGACACCACCGGGTTCAACAATGTCAGTGCACCCCCCTCCAGCTACCACCTGGACCACACCAACCTGGACAACATGGAGTGGCTGGACCTGACCATGCCTGGGCCGACGGGGGGGCTCAACCCACTGGGCCTTCCCCCGTCTGGGGTCTTCTCCTCTGACTTCCTGGATACCCATGACCTGCAGCTACACTGGGACTAA
- the LOC106607362 gene encoding myocardin-related transcription factor B isoform X3 → MACLDVETPAVCRVLQRRLQQRRTREQLVEQGIMPPLKCPAAFHEQIRSLQRSRTENFLKHKIRSRPERSELVRMHILQETHAEPSLQATQMMLKRARLADDLNEKLAQRPGPMELVVKNILPVEPSLVKDGVTDPADGEVENDFPKTKTLDVYNFDEDSGDALSPEQPTSQESQSSSAPSPSPRTPRVTEAPVALSTSPPTSSITMQHCPPTSQSTTDFFNFSHVSTNEHQNNRLVTTPQPVTIVAPPKPGPMLVKQSQPKTPNDKSRSKKNKDPKPRVKKLKYHQYIPPDQKQEANEAPMDSAYARLLHQQQQFLQLQILNQQQQHYNYQTILPAPVKSMEGQNSCSSVSSPIMVSLPSTAPARSNQTLTNRKPGVLPANLDEMKVAELKMELKLRGLPVSGTKTDLIERLKPYQEIPSSQAATAMELTGHTGAPQPESMSSTPPVSPAPSEVSSLGMEEAGMPGALSPARPTPSGSSPHQGRLEDSPMETRTSEKDQRLHEKERQIEELMRKLEQEQRLVEELKMQLEVEKRGLPSPPAPMALAQVKEEGRAASNCSASAHSPLAVVKQEEPSSGQVQTSPLPQFFISHQQVPHVLRQPQPQTSLSGQSGTQILLPVSLPTSTATIQLPNNSIKLQVREPGLQTTVSTTAPGLIQKTEASAPHQHTTQTQPMSQTTVPLCTTTTSGSGFQFRAGPGQTEIPQCFLNTSPGSRSPARASSNQAVPNGPTNKSPSACQPNFLNHVPKSKDPPRYEEAVKQTRRMQTAAQVPTATSQHMDDLFDVLIESGEISPFIRQDPSFPDKLLPVTANITTLPFNTVLSRPPPQILVARPPAPTLNPPAPPSLTALAIDNQLEAFLEGTLKGETEPRTLRLMEELHSQLLEHSPHSPMDTDTTGFNNVSAPPSSYHLDHTNLDNMEWLDLTMPGPTGGLNPLGLPPSGVFSSDFLDTHDLQLHWD, encoded by the exons atggcGTGCCTCGACGTGGAGACCCCCGCCGTCTGCAGGG TCCTCCAGCGCCGCCTGCAGCAGAGACGCACCCGTGAGCAGCTAGTGGAGCAGGGAATCATGCCAC CACTGAAATGCCCTGCTGCCTTCCACGAACAGATCCGCAGCCTGCAGAGGTCCAGG ACTGAGAACTTCTTGAAGCACAAAATCCGCAGTAGACCTGAACGTTCAGAGCTGGTCCGCATGCACATCCTGCAAG AGACCCATGCGGAGCCCTCACTGCAGGCCACTCAGATGATGCTGAAGAGAGCCAGGCTGGCTGATGACCTCAATGAGAAGCTGGCCCAGCGACCCGGCCCCATGGAGCTGGTGGTCAAGAACATTCTGCCTGTGGAACCCAGCCTCGTCAAGGACGGCGTCACCG ACCCCGCAGACGGTGAGGTGGAGAATGACTTCCCCAAGACGAAAACACTGGATGTGTACAACTTTGACGAGGACAGCGGCGACGCCCTGTCTCCAGAGCAGCCGACCAGCCAGGAGTCCCAGAGCTCCTCTGCCCCCTCACCCTCCCCCAGGACCCCCAGGGTGACAGAAGCCCCTGttgccctctccacctccccaccaACCAGCTCCATCACCATGCAG CACTGCCCACCTACCTCCCAGTCCACAACAGACTTCTTCAACTTCTCTCATGTCTCCACCAATGAGCATCAGAACAATCGCCTGGTGACCACGCCTCAGCCAGTCACCATTGTTGCCCCTCCAAAGCCAGGGCCCATGTTAGTAAAG CAAAGCCAGCCAAAGACACCCAATGACAAGAGCCGCAGTAAAAAGAATAAGGATCCCAAGCCGCGGGTGAAGAAGCTAAAGTACCACCAGTACATCCCCCCGGACCAGAAGCAGGAGGCCAACGAGGCCCCCATGGACTCAGCCTACGCCAGGCTACTgcatcagcagcagcagttcCTCCAGCTGCAGATActgaaccagcagcagcagcactataACTACCAGACCATCCTTCCTGCCCCAGTCAA GTCGATGGAAGGTCAGAACAGCTGCTCCAGTGTGTCCAGTCCCATCAtggtctctctacccagcacTGCCCCAGCACGGTCTAACCAGACTCTGACGAACCGCAAGCCTGGTGTCCTACCTGCCAACCTGGACGAAATGAAG GTAGCTGAGCTGAAGATGGAGCTGAAACTGCGAGGTCTTCCGGTGTCTGGCACCAAGACTGACCTGATAGAGAGACTAAAGCCTTATCAGGAGATCCCCAGCAGCCAGGCTGCCACTGCCATGGAGCTGACAGGccacacaggggccccacagccTGAGAGCATGAGCTCCACACCCCCTGTGTCCCCCGCGCCCTCGGAGGTCTCCAGCCTGGGCATGGAGGAGGCTGGGATGCCAGGAGCTCTTTCCCCAGCTCGGCCCACTCCTTCTGGGTCGTCTCCCCACCAAGGCCGCCTGGAGGACAGCCCAATGGAGACCAGAACCTCAGAGAAGGACCAGCGACTGCACGAGAAGGAGCGTCAGATCGAGGAGCTGATGAGGAAGCTGGAGCAGGAGCAGAGGCTGGTGGAGGAGCTGAAGATGCAGCTAGAGGTGGAGAAGAGGGGTCTGCCCAGCCCTCCAGCCCCCATGGCCCTGGCCCAGGTCAAAGAAGAGGGCAGGGCCGCCTCAAACTGCTCTGCCTCTGCACATAGCCCACTAGCAGTGGTGAAACAGGAGGAGCCCAGCTCAGGCCAGGTACAGACGTCACCCCTGCCTCAGTTCTTCATCAGCCACCAGCAGGTGCCTCATGTCCTCAGACAGCCCCAGCCTCAGACCTCGCTGTCTGGCCAGTCTGGGACACAGATCctgctgcctgtctccctgcccacCAGCACTGCCACCATCCAGCTACCAAACAACAGCATTAAGCTGCAGGTCAGAGAGCCAGGCCTGCAGACCACAGTTAGCACTACAGCTCCAGGCCTCATCCAGAAAACAGAGGCCTCAGCACCCCACCAACACACCACCCAGACCCAACCCATGTCACAG ACAACAGTCCCACTgtgcaccaccaccacctcagggTCTGGGTTCCAGTTCAGAGCAGGCCCAGGTCAGACAGAGATCCCCCAGTGTTTCCTAAACACCTCCCCAGGGAGCAGGTCCCCTGCCAGGGCCTCGTCCAACCAAGCAGTCCCCAATGGTCCAACAAACAAG TCCCCCTCTGCCTGCCAGCCCAACTTTTTAAACCACGTCCCCAAGAGTAAGGACCCGCCACGCTACGAAGAGGCTGTTAAACAGACGCGCAGAATGCAGACTGCTGCTCAG GTGCCCACTGCAACCAGCCAGCACATGGACGACCTGTTTGACGTGTTGATCGAGAGTGGAG AGATCTCCCCATTCATCAGACAGGACCCTTCCTTTCCAGACAAGCTGCTTCCTGTGACCGCCAACATAACCACCCTGCCCTTCAACACGGTGCTATCCCGCCCCCCGCCCCAGATCCTGGtggcccgcccgcccgcccccaCCCTTAACCCCCCAGCCCCACCCAGCCTGACAGCCCTGGCCATAGACAACCAGCTGGAGGCCTTCCTGGAAGGCACGCTGAAGGGGGAGACTGAGCCCCGGACACTGAGGTTGATGGAAGAGCTGCACAGTCAGCTTCTGGAGCACTCCCCCCACTCCCCCATGGACACGGACACCACCGGGTTCAACAATGTCAGTGCACCCCCCTCCAGCTACCACCTGGACCACACCAACCTGGACAACATGGAGTGGCTGGACCTGACCATGCCTGGGCCGACGGGGGGGCTCAACCCACTGGGCCTTCCCCCGTCTGGGGTCTTCTCCTCTGACTTCCTGGATACCCATGACCTGCAGCTACACTGGGACTAA
- the LOC106607362 gene encoding myocardin-related transcription factor B isoform X2 — MACLDVETPAVCRGKFKSVLQRRLQQRRTREQLVEQGIMPPLKCPAAFHEQIRSLQRSRTENFLKHKIRSRPERSELVRMHILQETHAEPSLQATQMMLKRARLADDLNEKLAQRPGPMELVVKNILPVEPSLVKDGVTDPADGEVENDFPKTKTLDVYNFDEDSGDALSPEQPTSQESQSSSAPSPSPRTPRVTEAPVALSTSPPTSSITMQHCPPTSQSTTDFFNFSHVSTNEHQNNRLVTTPQPVTIVAPPKPGPMLVKQSQPKTPNDKSRSKKNKDPKPRVKKLKYHQYIPPDQKQEANEAPMDSAYARLLHQQQQFLQLQILNQQQQHYNYQTILPAPVKSMEGQNSCSSVSSPIMVSLPSTAPARSNQTLTNRKPGVLPANLDEMKVAELKMELKLRGLPVSGTKTDLIERLKPYQEIPSSQAATAMELTGHTGAPQPESMSSTPPVSPAPSEVSSLGMEEAGMPGALSPARPTPSGSSPHQGRLEDSPMETRTSEKDQRLHEKERQIEELMRKLEQEQRLVEELKMQLEVEKRGLPSPPAPMALAQVKEEGRAASNCSASAHSPLAVVKQEEPSSGQVQTSPLPQFFISHQQVPHVLRQPQPQTSLSGQSGTQILLPVSLPTSTATIQLPNNSIKLQVREPGLQTTVSTTAPGLIQKTEASAPHQHTTQTQPMSQTTVPLCTTTTSGSGFQFRAGPGQTEIPQCFLNTSPGSRSPARASSNQAVPNGPTNKSPSACQPNFLNHVPKSKDPPRYEEAVKQTRRMQTAAQVPTATSQHMDDLFDVLIESGEISPFIRQDPSFPDKLLPVTANITTLPFNTVLSRPPPQILVARPPAPTLNPPAPPSLTALAIDNQLEAFLEGTLKGETEPRTLRLMEELHSQLLEHSPHSPMDTDTTGFNNVSAPPSSYHLDHTNLDNMEWLDLTMPGPTGGLNPLGLPPSGVFSSDFLDTHDLQLHWD; from the exons atggcGTGCCTCGACGTGGAGACCCCCGCCGTCTGCAGGGGTAAATTTAAATCAG TCCTCCAGCGCCGCCTGCAGCAGAGACGCACCCGTGAGCAGCTAGTGGAGCAGGGAATCATGCCAC CACTGAAATGCCCTGCTGCCTTCCACGAACAGATCCGCAGCCTGCAGAGGTCCAGG ACTGAGAACTTCTTGAAGCACAAAATCCGCAGTAGACCTGAACGTTCAGAGCTGGTCCGCATGCACATCCTGCAAG AGACCCATGCGGAGCCCTCACTGCAGGCCACTCAGATGATGCTGAAGAGAGCCAGGCTGGCTGATGACCTCAATGAGAAGCTGGCCCAGCGACCCGGCCCCATGGAGCTGGTGGTCAAGAACATTCTGCCTGTGGAACCCAGCCTCGTCAAGGACGGCGTCACCG ACCCCGCAGACGGTGAGGTGGAGAATGACTTCCCCAAGACGAAAACACTGGATGTGTACAACTTTGACGAGGACAGCGGCGACGCCCTGTCTCCAGAGCAGCCGACCAGCCAGGAGTCCCAGAGCTCCTCTGCCCCCTCACCCTCCCCCAGGACCCCCAGGGTGACAGAAGCCCCTGttgccctctccacctccccaccaACCAGCTCCATCACCATGCAG CACTGCCCACCTACCTCCCAGTCCACAACAGACTTCTTCAACTTCTCTCATGTCTCCACCAATGAGCATCAGAACAATCGCCTGGTGACCACGCCTCAGCCAGTCACCATTGTTGCCCCTCCAAAGCCAGGGCCCATGTTAGTAAAG CAAAGCCAGCCAAAGACACCCAATGACAAGAGCCGCAGTAAAAAGAATAAGGATCCCAAGCCGCGGGTGAAGAAGCTAAAGTACCACCAGTACATCCCCCCGGACCAGAAGCAGGAGGCCAACGAGGCCCCCATGGACTCAGCCTACGCCAGGCTACTgcatcagcagcagcagttcCTCCAGCTGCAGATActgaaccagcagcagcagcactataACTACCAGACCATCCTTCCTGCCCCAGTCAA GTCGATGGAAGGTCAGAACAGCTGCTCCAGTGTGTCCAGTCCCATCAtggtctctctacccagcacTGCCCCAGCACGGTCTAACCAGACTCTGACGAACCGCAAGCCTGGTGTCCTACCTGCCAACCTGGACGAAATGAAG GTAGCTGAGCTGAAGATGGAGCTGAAACTGCGAGGTCTTCCGGTGTCTGGCACCAAGACTGACCTGATAGAGAGACTAAAGCCTTATCAGGAGATCCCCAGCAGCCAGGCTGCCACTGCCATGGAGCTGACAGGccacacaggggccccacagccTGAGAGCATGAGCTCCACACCCCCTGTGTCCCCCGCGCCCTCGGAGGTCTCCAGCCTGGGCATGGAGGAGGCTGGGATGCCAGGAGCTCTTTCCCCAGCTCGGCCCACTCCTTCTGGGTCGTCTCCCCACCAAGGCCGCCTGGAGGACAGCCCAATGGAGACCAGAACCTCAGAGAAGGACCAGCGACTGCACGAGAAGGAGCGTCAGATCGAGGAGCTGATGAGGAAGCTGGAGCAGGAGCAGAGGCTGGTGGAGGAGCTGAAGATGCAGCTAGAGGTGGAGAAGAGGGGTCTGCCCAGCCCTCCAGCCCCCATGGCCCTGGCCCAGGTCAAAGAAGAGGGCAGGGCCGCCTCAAACTGCTCTGCCTCTGCACATAGCCCACTAGCAGTGGTGAAACAGGAGGAGCCCAGCTCAGGCCAGGTACAGACGTCACCCCTGCCTCAGTTCTTCATCAGCCACCAGCAGGTGCCTCATGTCCTCAGACAGCCCCAGCCTCAGACCTCGCTGTCTGGCCAGTCTGGGACACAGATCctgctgcctgtctccctgcccacCAGCACTGCCACCATCCAGCTACCAAACAACAGCATTAAGCTGCAGGTCAGAGAGCCAGGCCTGCAGACCACAGTTAGCACTACAGCTCCAGGCCTCATCCAGAAAACAGAGGCCTCAGCACCCCACCAACACACCACCCAGACCCAACCCATGTCACAG ACAACAGTCCCACTgtgcaccaccaccacctcagggTCTGGGTTCCAGTTCAGAGCAGGCCCAGGTCAGACAGAGATCCCCCAGTGTTTCCTAAACACCTCCCCAGGGAGCAGGTCCCCTGCCAGGGCCTCGTCCAACCAAGCAGTCCCCAATGGTCCAACAAACAAG TCCCCCTCTGCCTGCCAGCCCAACTTTTTAAACCACGTCCCCAAGAGTAAGGACCCGCCACGCTACGAAGAGGCTGTTAAACAGACGCGCAGAATGCAGACTGCTGCTCAG GTGCCCACTGCAACCAGCCAGCACATGGACGACCTGTTTGACGTGTTGATCGAGAGTGGAG AGATCTCCCCATTCATCAGACAGGACCCTTCCTTTCCAGACAAGCTGCTTCCTGTGACCGCCAACATAACCACCCTGCCCTTCAACACGGTGCTATCCCGCCCCCCGCCCCAGATCCTGGtggcccgcccgcccgcccccaCCCTTAACCCCCCAGCCCCACCCAGCCTGACAGCCCTGGCCATAGACAACCAGCTGGAGGCCTTCCTGGAAGGCACGCTGAAGGGGGAGACTGAGCCCCGGACACTGAGGTTGATGGAAGAGCTGCACAGTCAGCTTCTGGAGCACTCCCCCCACTCCCCCATGGACACGGACACCACCGGGTTCAACAATGTCAGTGCACCCCCCTCCAGCTACCACCTGGACCACACCAACCTGGACAACATGGAGTGGCTGGACCTGACCATGCCTGGGCCGACGGGGGGGCTCAACCCACTGGGCCTTCCCCCGTCTGGGGTCTTCTCCTCTGACTTCCTGGATACCCATGACCTGCAGCTACACTGGGACTAA